In the Sus scrofa isolate TJ Tabasco breed Duroc chromosome 7, Sscrofa11.1, whole genome shotgun sequence genome, one interval contains:
- the LOC100626606 gene encoding uncharacterized protein LOC100626606 has protein sequence MLSATHPVLVIFLVIRGTNGDSVNQTEASVVLPEEAPLTLSCTYQTTYPDPYLFWYVHYPNRAPQLLLKGSTANPRPKEQGFQATLVKSDKTFHLQKRSVQTSDSAVYYCALSDTVRGAAGGAEHKPRGHRWGLAVGCPGRGGSSLSLLWHAGGILRVLPALMLRARILGILGLLVREESRLGQFKRNLRACLRNAFLLSPASFLQMAQNFLEVTLAPASSCHHGSSYRTLNNQSTSGLEICALRNSGFWTWPGLQNLMSCFCHGIYACGPSEIL, from the exons ATGCTTTCTGCCACTCACCCTGTTCTTGTGATCTTCTTAGTCATCA GAGGGACCAACGGAGACTCAGTGAACCAGACAGAAGCCTCAGTGGTTCTTCCAGAGGAGGCACCTTTGACACTGAGCTGCACTTACCAGACCACTTATCCGGATCCCTATCTTTTCTGGTACGTCCACTATCCCAACAGAGCTCCTCAACTCCTCCTGAAGGGGTCAACTGCAAACCCGAGGCCCAAGGAGCAAGGTTTCCAGGCCACTCTGGTTAAGAGTGACAAGACCTTCCACCTGCAGAAACGCTCAGTGCAAACATCAGACTCGGCTGTGTACTACTGCGCCCTGAGTGACACAGTGagaggggctgcagggggagCTGAGCACAAACCCAGAGGGCACAGGTGGGGACTGGCtgtgggctgccctgggagggggggttcttctctgtctctgctctgGCATGCTGGAGGTATCCTCAGGGTACTTCCAGCTCTGATGCTCAGAGCCAGGATCCTTGGAATTCTTGGATTGCTGGTCAGAGAGGAATCTAGGCTGGGGCAGTTTAAGAGGAACCTAAGAGCTTGTCTCAGAAATGCCTTTCTTCTCAGCCCAGCCTCTTTCCTCCAGATGGCACAGAATTTCTTGGAAGTGACACTAGCTCCAGCGTCTTCCTGTCATCACGGCAGCTCTTACAGAACACTCAATAATCAATCCACCTCTGGACTTGAGATCTGTGCTTTGAGAAACTCAGGATTCTGGACATGGCCAGGACTGCAAAACCTAATGTCTTGTTTCTGTCATGGCATTTATGCCTGTGGTCCTTCTGAA aTATTATGA